The Salana multivorans genome window below encodes:
- the ruvA gene encoding Holliday junction branch migration protein RuvA codes for MIALVRGEVAAIGLDHAVLVVSGVGMRVHATPNTLAGLRHGNEAELHTTLVVREDSLTLFGFLEVDERDTFEILQTVSGVGPRLALAMLAVHPPDALRQAVATEDLKALERVPGIGRKGASRIVLELGGRLGAPTGGGGVGGTATAVTAPSAVAEDVVVALQGLGWNAKVAADAVAGVLEAGDAPATDAGEILRAALRSLATDGR; via the coding sequence ATGATCGCCCTGGTCCGCGGAGAGGTCGCAGCCATCGGGCTGGACCACGCGGTTCTCGTCGTCTCCGGTGTCGGCATGCGCGTCCACGCGACGCCGAACACGCTCGCCGGTCTGCGGCACGGGAACGAGGCCGAGCTGCACACCACGCTCGTCGTGCGGGAGGACTCGCTCACGCTGTTCGGCTTCCTCGAGGTCGACGAGCGGGACACGTTCGAGATCCTGCAGACCGTCAGCGGCGTCGGGCCCCGGCTCGCGCTCGCGATGCTCGCCGTCCACCCGCCGGACGCGCTGCGCCAGGCCGTCGCGACGGAGGACCTCAAGGCGCTCGAGCGCGTCCCAGGGATCGGTCGCAAGGGCGCCAGCCGGATCGTGCTGGAGCTCGGTGGCCGGCTCGGCGCCCCCACGGGTGGCGGCGGGGTCGGCGGCACGGCGACGGCGGTGACGGCACCGAGCGCGGTGGCCGAGGACGTCGTCGTCGCGCTCCAGGGGCTCGGCTGGAACGCCAAGGTCGCCGCCGACGCGGTGGCCGGCGTGCTCGAGGCCGGCGACGCCCCGGCGACGGACGCGGGCGAGATCCTGCGCGCGGCCCTGCGCTCGCTCGCGACGGACGGGCGCTGA
- the ruvC gene encoding crossover junction endodeoxyribonuclease RuvC → MLGVDPGLTRCGLGAVTATGRTVRIVDVGVVTTSPDLPLEARLVAVADALDTWLDRLAPDAVAVERVFAQSNVSTVTATAQVAGLAMVAAHRRGIPVALHTPSEVKAAVTGNGRAGKEQVTTMVTRVLGLDAPPRPADAADALALAICHAWRGGPVPVAALAGAPGGAAAPGGVASASSPGATGEPTSAQQRWLRAEASARRAGRRVVAAQRTVGR, encoded by the coding sequence GTGCTCGGCGTCGACCCCGGTCTCACCCGGTGCGGCCTCGGCGCCGTGACGGCGACCGGGCGGACCGTCCGGATCGTCGACGTCGGCGTCGTCACCACCTCGCCGGACCTGCCGCTGGAGGCCCGCCTCGTGGCCGTCGCCGACGCGCTCGACACCTGGCTGGACCGGCTCGCTCCGGACGCGGTCGCGGTCGAGCGGGTGTTCGCGCAGTCGAACGTCTCGACCGTGACGGCCACGGCGCAGGTAGCCGGTCTCGCCATGGTCGCCGCCCACCGGCGCGGCATCCCCGTCGCGCTGCACACCCCGAGCGAGGTCAAGGCCGCCGTCACGGGGAACGGCCGCGCGGGCAAGGAGCAGGTCACGACGATGGTGACGCGGGTGCTCGGGCTCGACGCCCCGCCGCGCCCGGCCGACGCGGCCGACGCCCTCGCGCTCGCGATCTGCCACGCGTGGCGCGGCGGCCCCGTCCCGGTCGCTGCACTCGCCGGTGCGCCCGGCGGGGCCGCCGCGCCCGGCGGAGTCGCCTCGGCCAGCTCGCCCGGCGCCACCGGGGAGCCGACGTCGGCGCAGCAGCGCTGGCTGCGGGCCGAGGCGAGCGCCCGCCGCGCCGGGCGGCGCGTCGTCGCAGCTCAGCGCACCGTCGGCCGGTAG
- a CDS encoding YebC/PmpR family DNA-binding transcriptional regulator, whose amino-acid sequence MSGHSKWATTKHQKAAKDAKRGKLFAKLIKNIEVAARTGGGDPGGNPTLYDAIQKAKKSSVPNENIDRAVKRGSGADGGGVDYETIMYEGYAPGGVALLVECLTDNRNRAAADVRVAFTRNGGSMADPGSVAYMFSRQGVVIVPKSEGLTEDDVLLAVLDAGAEEVNDLGEAFEVISPASDFVAVRKAVQDAGLDYDSAEAEFRPSVSIEVDVEGARRVLRLIEALEDSDDVQNVYANFDASDEVLAALDAED is encoded by the coding sequence ATGTCGGGTCACTCCAAGTGGGCCACCACCAAGCACCAGAAGGCCGCGAAGGACGCGAAGCGCGGAAAGCTGTTCGCCAAGCTCATCAAGAACATCGAGGTGGCGGCGCGCACTGGTGGCGGTGACCCCGGCGGAAACCCGACGCTCTACGACGCGATCCAGAAGGCGAAGAAGTCCTCCGTCCCGAACGAGAACATCGACCGCGCGGTCAAGCGCGGCTCGGGCGCCGACGGCGGCGGGGTCGACTACGAGACGATCATGTACGAGGGCTACGCGCCCGGCGGCGTCGCGCTCCTCGTCGAGTGCCTCACCGACAACCGCAACCGGGCCGCGGCGGACGTGCGGGTCGCGTTCACGCGCAACGGCGGCTCGATGGCCGACCCGGGCAGCGTCGCGTACATGTTCTCCCGCCAGGGCGTCGTCATCGTGCCCAAGTCGGAGGGCCTGACGGAGGACGACGTGCTGCTGGCCGTCCTCGACGCGGGCGCCGAGGAGGTCAACGACCTCGGCGAGGCGTTCGAGGTCATCTCGCCGGCGAGCGACTTCGTCGCCGTGCGCAAGGCCGTCCAGGACGCGGGCCTCGACTACGACTCGGCCGAGGCGGAGTTCCGCCCGTCGGTGTCGATCGAGGTCGACGTCGAGGGCGCCCGGAGGGTGCTCCGGCTCATCGAGGCCCTCGAGGACTCCGACGACGTGCAGAACGTCTACGCGAACTTCGACGCCTCCGACGAGGTCCTCGCCGCGCTCGACGCGGAGGACTGA
- a CDS encoding NUDIX hydrolase yields the protein MTEAPRDWLPGEEWRLGPDGIPFRRAARVLLLDAEDRVLLVRGHDAHQVERTWWFTVGGGIDPGESPRAAAAREVAEETGLRIDPELLQGPVATRRAVFDFYARSVRQDEVFFLARLDRVVGDAELDRTGWTDVERSFMDEVAWWRPEDLASVEVELFPVELVELLAWLRPGWDGSVRELGTQVEGTAVG from the coding sequence ATGACCGAGGCGCCCCGGGACTGGCTGCCGGGGGAGGAGTGGCGGCTCGGACCGGACGGCATCCCGTTCCGCCGCGCCGCGCGCGTCCTGCTGCTCGACGCCGAGGACCGCGTCCTGCTCGTGCGCGGCCACGACGCCCACCAGGTCGAGCGCACCTGGTGGTTCACGGTCGGGGGCGGCATCGACCCGGGGGAGTCGCCGCGCGCCGCCGCCGCCCGCGAGGTCGCGGAGGAGACGGGGCTGCGGATCGATCCCGAGCTCCTGCAGGGTCCGGTCGCCACCCGGCGGGCCGTCTTCGACTTCTACGCCCGCTCGGTGCGTCAGGACGAGGTCTTCTTCCTCGCCCGGCTCGACCGCGTCGTCGGCGACGCCGAGCTGGACCGGACGGGCTGGACCGACGTCGAGCGCTCGTTCATGGACGAGGTCGCGTGGTGGCGGCCGGAGGACCTCGCCTCCGTCGAGGTCGAGCTGTTCCCCGTCGAGCTGGTCGAGCTGCTCGCATGGCTGCGTCCCGGCTGGGACGGCAGCGTCCGTGAGCTCGGGACGCAGGTGGAAGGCACCGCCGTCGGATAG
- a CDS encoding PrsW family intramembrane metalloprotease: MAEHEVGEVEVEVGRVRVATGRVALAGPGPDADRVLDVTTPPSGPYPDVHRAQQGGQTPAPGAYGAPPAGAYGTPAPGGYGAPTSYPTPQRPGMAATARPVHGAPAYAGPPVQSVWHPRSASGGGSLGGTIALLLVGFASLWGLWIVLSLVGIGNGIVAFVAALLPLIVVLAAVMWLDRWEPEPKLMLLFALLWGAGVSVVLSFYGNTWVAETAYALTGDPVVADVVSSVVSAPIVEETTKGLGVLVIFLMRRSYFDGVVDGIVYAAVVAAGFAFTENILYFGASGSALASTFVMRGLLSPFAHVLFTACTGIALGIASRSRNRNAAWWMFPLGLLSAALLHALWNASATLAGFGGETSFFTFYILVQVPLFAAAVILAFWLRRQEAAAIAQRLGEYAAAGWFAPHEVAMIASLRQRSQARAWAARKGPRAGTAMKSFIRDATSLAYLRQRAATGRSDLRAHTTTETELLGRIRGDRQAFLTAAGPLG; the protein is encoded by the coding sequence GTGGCGGAGCACGAGGTCGGCGAGGTCGAGGTCGAGGTCGGCCGGGTCCGAGTCGCGACCGGCCGCGTCGCGCTGGCCGGTCCCGGCCCGGACGCCGATAGGGTGCTCGACGTGACGACTCCTCCGAGCGGTCCCTATCCCGACGTCCATCGCGCCCAGCAGGGCGGCCAGACGCCGGCGCCCGGCGCGTACGGCGCGCCGCCGGCCGGTGCGTACGGAACGCCGGCGCCCGGCGGCTACGGGGCACCGACCTCCTACCCGACGCCGCAGCGCCCGGGCATGGCCGCGACCGCGCGACCGGTCCACGGCGCGCCCGCCTACGCCGGTCCGCCCGTCCAGTCGGTGTGGCACCCGCGGAGCGCGTCCGGCGGGGGGAGCCTCGGCGGGACGATCGCCCTCCTGCTCGTCGGCTTCGCCTCGCTGTGGGGGCTGTGGATCGTCCTGTCGCTCGTCGGGATCGGCAACGGCATCGTCGCGTTCGTCGCGGCGCTCCTGCCGCTGATCGTCGTCCTCGCCGCGGTCATGTGGCTCGACCGCTGGGAGCCCGAGCCGAAGCTCATGCTGCTCTTCGCGCTGCTGTGGGGCGCCGGCGTCTCCGTCGTCCTCTCGTTCTACGGCAACACCTGGGTGGCCGAGACGGCCTATGCGCTGACCGGCGACCCGGTGGTCGCCGACGTCGTCAGCTCCGTCGTGTCGGCGCCGATCGTCGAGGAGACGACGAAGGGCCTCGGTGTCCTCGTCATCTTCCTCATGCGCCGCTCCTACTTCGACGGCGTGGTCGACGGCATCGTCTACGCCGCCGTGGTCGCGGCGGGGTTCGCGTTCACCGAGAACATCCTCTACTTCGGCGCGTCCGGGTCGGCGCTCGCCAGCACGTTCGTCATGCGCGGGCTGCTCTCGCCGTTCGCGCACGTGCTGTTCACGGCGTGCACGGGCATCGCGCTCGGGATCGCGAGCCGCAGCCGGAACCGGAACGCGGCCTGGTGGATGTTCCCGCTCGGCCTGCTCTCGGCCGCGCTGCTGCACGCGCTGTGGAACGCCTCCGCCACGCTCGCCGGGTTCGGCGGGGAGACGAGCTTCTTCACGTTCTACATCCTGGTCCAGGTGCCGCTGTTCGCCGCGGCGGTCATCCTCGCGTTCTGGCTGCGGCGCCAGGAGGCGGCGGCCATCGCGCAGCGGCTCGGGGAGTATGCCGCCGCCGGCTGGTTCGCCCCGCACGAGGTCGCCATGATCGCGTCGCTGCGTCAGCGCTCCCAGGCGCGGGCGTGGGCGGCGCGCAAGGGGCCGCGGGCCGGCACCGCGATGAAGTCGTTCATCCGCGACGCGACCTCGCTCGCGTACCTGCGCCAGCGGGCCGCGACCGGCCGCTCCGACCTGCGCGCCCACACGACGACCGAGACCGAGCTGCTCGGACGGATCCGGGGTGACCGGCAGGCCTTCCTCACCGCCGCCGGCCCGCTGGGCTGA
- a CDS encoding glycosyltransferase family 4 protein: protein MRIGIVCPYSMDAPGGVQIHVKDLAARLIALGHTVSVLAPAEDDTDLPDYVVGTGRSVAVRYNGSVARLAFGPVTARRVNAWLERGDFDVVHIHEPLSPSVSLLALWNAETAVVCTFHTATDRSRAMHIAYPMLRPSLERIAARIAVSEEARRTVVEHIGGDAVVVPNGVELAQFRAASPRPEWRGTPERPTVVFLGRTDEPRKGLGVLLEALPRLRELVPGVRVLVAGRGDLAEARAIDARHPGTLELLGEITDAEKAELLRSADVYLAPQTGGESFGIVLVEAMGADAVVVASDIPAFRRVLDEGRAGYTFPVGDPEELARTVAVALTDREESDRRRAHAATWREQYDWDVVTQQVLEVYRLAVGEDPRAVLDDVAEPRTDGTSEGRTP from the coding sequence ATGCGGATCGGAATCGTCTGCCCGTACTCGATGGACGCCCCCGGCGGGGTCCAGATCCACGTGAAGGACCTCGCCGCGCGGCTCATCGCCCTCGGGCACACGGTGAGCGTGCTCGCCCCGGCCGAGGACGACACGGACCTGCCGGACTACGTCGTCGGGACCGGGCGCAGCGTCGCCGTCCGGTACAACGGCTCCGTCGCGCGCCTGGCGTTCGGGCCGGTCACCGCGCGGCGGGTCAACGCCTGGCTCGAGCGCGGCGACTTCGACGTCGTGCACATCCACGAGCCGCTGAGCCCGAGCGTCAGCCTGCTCGCGCTGTGGAACGCGGAGACGGCGGTCGTCTGCACGTTCCACACCGCGACCGACCGGTCCCGCGCGATGCACATCGCCTACCCGATGCTCCGGCCGTCGCTCGAGCGGATCGCCGCCCGGATCGCCGTATCCGAGGAGGCGCGGCGCACCGTCGTCGAGCACATCGGCGGCGACGCCGTCGTCGTCCCGAACGGCGTCGAGCTCGCCCAGTTCCGCGCCGCGAGCCCGCGACCGGAGTGGCGGGGCACGCCGGAGCGCCCGACCGTGGTGTTCCTCGGCCGGACCGACGAGCCGCGCAAGGGGCTCGGCGTGCTGCTCGAGGCCCTGCCGCGGCTGCGCGAGCTGGTGCCGGGCGTGCGGGTGCTGGTGGCCGGGCGGGGCGACCTCGCCGAGGCGCGTGCGATCGACGCGCGGCACCCGGGGACGCTCGAGCTGCTCGGCGAGATCACCGACGCGGAGAAGGCGGAGCTGCTGCGCTCGGCCGACGTCTACCTGGCGCCGCAGACGGGCGGCGAGAGCTTCGGGATCGTCCTGGTCGAGGCGATGGGCGCCGACGCCGTCGTCGTCGCGTCGGACATCCCGGCGTTCCGCCGCGTGCTCGACGAGGGGCGCGCGGGGTACACGTTCCCCGTCGGCGACCCGGAGGAGCTGGCGCGGACGGTCGCCGTCGCCCTGACCGACCGCGAGGAGTCCGACCGGCGCCGGGCCCACGCCGCGACGTGGCGCGAGCAGTACGACTGGGACGTCGTGACGCAGCAGGTGCTCGAGGTCTACCGGCTGGCCGTCGGCGAGGACCCCCGCGCCGTCCTGGACGACGTGGCCGAGCCGAGGACCGACGGGACGAGCGAGGGGAGGACACCGTGA
- a CDS encoding phosphatidylinositol mannoside acyltransferase, which yields MSGLRTADLYAFAWRNVRRLPDALVRGGAHLVADVVWALRLSGVRQLQSNLHRLRPDLDPRELRRCSRAGMRSYLRYFAEAFQLPGWTPERIAARVRPVGVERVTRVTDDAGTAVLALGHSGNWDLAGAWAGAHIAPVLTVAEKLPDGLYEEFLAFRSGLGIEIVPFEKGGGTFRTLVRKARTGPRIVPLLADRDLSAHGVEVTIAGHAARVAAGPAALASTGSHELLPVAIHYERLRGERRRAAGSPWGLVVEFLPAIPTRDADGRRRPLDLVTQEWVTALFDAYARHPEDWHMLQKVFLSDLDADRLARQRARASEGAPS from the coding sequence ATGAGCGGCCTGCGGACGGCCGACCTCTACGCGTTCGCCTGGCGCAACGTCCGCCGGCTGCCCGACGCCCTCGTCCGCGGCGGCGCGCACCTCGTGGCCGACGTCGTGTGGGCGCTCCGGCTCAGCGGCGTCCGCCAGCTCCAGAGCAACCTGCACCGGCTGCGCCCCGACCTCGACCCGCGGGAGCTGCGCCGGTGCTCCCGCGCCGGCATGCGCTCCTACCTGCGCTACTTCGCTGAGGCGTTCCAGCTTCCCGGGTGGACGCCGGAACGCATCGCGGCCCGCGTCCGCCCCGTCGGCGTCGAGCGCGTCACGCGCGTGACGGACGACGCCGGCACGGCCGTCCTCGCCCTCGGGCACTCCGGCAACTGGGACCTCGCCGGCGCCTGGGCTGGGGCGCACATCGCGCCCGTCCTCACCGTCGCGGAGAAGCTGCCGGACGGCCTCTACGAGGAGTTCCTCGCCTTCCGCTCCGGGCTCGGGATCGAGATCGTCCCGTTCGAGAAGGGCGGCGGGACGTTCCGCACGCTCGTGCGCAAGGCGCGCACCGGACCGAGGATCGTGCCGCTCCTGGCCGACCGCGACCTGTCGGCGCACGGCGTCGAGGTGACGATCGCCGGGCACGCAGCCCGCGTCGCCGCCGGCCCGGCCGCGCTCGCCTCGACCGGCTCGCACGAGCTGCTGCCCGTCGCGATCCACTACGAGCGGCTGCGCGGCGAGCGGCGCCGCGCCGCCGGCTCGCCGTGGGGGCTGGTCGTCGAGTTCCTGCCGGCGATCCCGACCCGCGACGCCGACGGTCGCCGGCGACCGCTCGACCTGGTGACGCAGGAGTGGGTGACCGCCCTGTTCGACGCCTACGCCCGGCACCCGGAGGACTGGCACATGCTCCAGAAGGTGTTCCTCTCCGACCTCGACGCCGACCGGCTCGCGCGGCAGCGCGCGCGAGCGTCCGAGGGGGCGCCGAGCTGA
- the pgsA gene encoding phosphatidylinositol phosphate synthase, with the protein MFGRLRGVIGRLFTPLAKGLLRIGLTPDAVTVIGTIGTIAAALGLVATGRLAGGAWLIAFFVFFDSLDGTMARISGTAGAWGSFLDSVMDRFADGALFVALAIHLAAHGHAWGVWGALACLVLGGIVPYARAKAESIGCTASGGLAERSDRLVITLVATAFVGMSVLPLVVLEVTLWVLAALSLVTAFQRILGVRRQLRARAADAAGDATPPAGAEA; encoded by the coding sequence ATGTTCGGCAGGCTGCGCGGCGTCATCGGCCGTCTGTTCACCCCGCTGGCCAAGGGGCTCCTGCGGATCGGGCTCACCCCCGACGCCGTCACCGTCATCGGCACGATCGGCACCATCGCGGCCGCGCTCGGGCTCGTCGCGACGGGCCGGCTGGCCGGCGGCGCGTGGCTCATCGCGTTCTTCGTCTTCTTCGACTCCCTCGACGGAACGATGGCCAGGATCTCCGGGACGGCCGGGGCGTGGGGGTCGTTCCTCGACTCCGTGATGGACCGGTTCGCCGACGGCGCGCTGTTCGTCGCGCTCGCGATCCACCTCGCCGCGCACGGTCACGCCTGGGGCGTGTGGGGTGCGCTGGCCTGCCTCGTGCTCGGCGGGATCGTGCCCTACGCCCGCGCCAAGGCCGAGTCGATCGGCTGCACGGCGTCGGGCGGGCTCGCCGAGCGGAGCGACCGGCTCGTCATCACGCTCGTCGCCACGGCGTTCGTCGGGATGAGCGTGCTCCCGCTCGTCGTCCTCGAGGTGACGCTCTGGGTGCTCGCCGCGCTCTCCCTCGTCACGGCGTTCCAGCGCATCCTCGGCGTGCGCCGCCAGCTCCGCGCCCGCGCGGCGGACGCCGCCGGTGACGCGACGCCGCCGGCCGGAGCCGAGGCATGA
- a CDS encoding HIT family protein yields MSVSDQPTAAGTTPGEDATVESAADLAGDPDPFQRLWTPHRMVYIDGADKPASTDAGDCPFCRIPSMTDEAGLVVHRGERAYVVLNLYPYNPGHLMVVPYRHVAGYPELDRAELVEVATLTQQAMRVLRGVSSPAGFNLGVNQGAVGGAGIAAHLHQHVVPRWQGDANFMPIVAGTKPLPQLLGQSWRALHDGWDTHANAPQAPEKES; encoded by the coding sequence ATGAGCGTGAGCGACCAGCCGACCGCCGCCGGGACGACGCCCGGCGAGGACGCGACCGTCGAGTCGGCCGCGGACCTCGCCGGGGACCCCGACCCGTTCCAGCGACTGTGGACGCCGCACCGGATGGTCTACATCGATGGCGCGGACAAGCCGGCCTCGACGGACGCGGGGGACTGCCCGTTCTGCCGCATCCCGTCGATGACCGACGAGGCGGGCCTCGTGGTGCACCGGGGCGAGCGCGCCTACGTGGTGCTCAACCTCTACCCCTACAACCCGGGCCACCTCATGGTCGTGCCGTACCGGCACGTGGCGGGCTACCCCGAGCTGGACCGGGCGGAGCTGGTCGAGGTCGCGACGCTGACGCAGCAGGCGATGCGGGTGCTGCGGGGCGTCTCCTCCCCGGCCGGGTTCAACCTCGGCGTCAACCAGGGGGCGGTCGGCGGGGCCGGGATCGCCGCGCACCTGCACCAGCACGTCGTGCCGCGGTGGCAGGGGGACGCGAACTTCATGCCGATCGTCGCCGGCACGAAGCCGCTCCCGCAGCTGCTCGGCCAGTCGTGGCGCGCGCTCCACGACGGCTGGGACACCCACGCGAACGCGCCGCAGGCGCCCGAGAAGGAGAGCTGA